Proteins encoded by one window of Enterobacter hormaechei subsp. xiangfangensis:
- a CDS encoding PTS sugar transporter subunit IIC → MNIHLMNVAVDLIEQRLTPVANIITKNQHITAMRDGFTLAMPFVIVGSLMVPMLFPPFAISSASRLGSFYLLLRPMLLPTFELTLGLVALIVAFGASASLAKQYQLPERLCGLTGCLAFLLFIGFRDNGATNVFLGGMGLFTALISSAYSIEIIRLFYKRGWCIRLPEEVPVMTRNGFQLLMPLLVIMLSISVMNAVMLHTTGQILPQLIGEALRPLIVASDTLTAVLISLFLCNLLWFVGIHGALIITGIMNPFWLTYLFENQRALAAGEAVLPHIYLQGFWDFYLLIGGIGSTLPLVFMAMRSRSRQLKSVGKIGLLPSLFNINEPILFGFPVIMNPVFLLPFVFVPLINACIAWYLTQMGILDRAVAMLPWSMPSLLGAAWSANGSWKNMCMCLFAFFNAWMLYRPFFKVHERQLMQLEK, encoded by the coding sequence ATGAACATTCATTTGATGAATGTTGCTGTGGATTTGATAGAGCAACGCCTCACACCAGTAGCGAATATAATCACTAAGAATCAACACATTACAGCGATGCGAGACGGTTTTACTCTTGCGATGCCTTTTGTCATCGTGGGAAGTCTGATGGTGCCAATGCTGTTTCCACCGTTCGCCATTTCAAGCGCCTCGAGATTGGGATCTTTTTATCTGCTGCTGCGTCCGATGCTGTTACCAACCTTTGAACTGACGCTCGGCCTGGTGGCGCTGATTGTTGCATTCGGTGCAAGTGCCAGCCTTGCCAAGCAATATCAATTACCGGAACGGCTGTGCGGGCTCACCGGATGTCTCGCCTTTCTGCTGTTTATCGGCTTTCGGGATAATGGTGCGACGAATGTGTTTCTGGGAGGGATGGGGCTCTTTACTGCCCTCATTTCAAGCGCATATTCGATTGAAATAATAAGGCTTTTTTATAAGAGAGGATGGTGTATTCGTTTGCCGGAGGAGGTGCCGGTGATGACACGAAATGGCTTCCAGCTGCTGATGCCGCTGCTGGTGATTATGCTCTCCATCAGCGTGATGAATGCCGTGATGCTGCACACGACCGGACAAATTTTGCCGCAACTGATTGGGGAAGCATTACGTCCACTTATCGTGGCGTCGGATACTCTTACGGCGGTGCTTATCTCCTTGTTTCTGTGTAATCTTTTATGGTTTGTTGGTATACACGGTGCCCTGATCATAACGGGTATCATGAACCCGTTCTGGCTCACCTATCTGTTTGAAAATCAGCGAGCCCTGGCTGCTGGGGAGGCTGTGCTACCCCATATTTATCTCCAGGGGTTCTGGGATTTTTATCTGTTGATTGGCGGTATCGGCTCAACGTTGCCACTGGTGTTTATGGCAATGCGAAGCCGCTCAAGGCAGTTGAAGAGTGTGGGAAAGATTGGTCTTTTGCCTTCTCTGTTCAACATTAATGAGCCAATATTGTTTGGCTTCCCCGTCATCATGAACCCGGTTTTTTTACTGCCCTTTGTTTTTGTTCCGTTGATAAATGCCTGTATAGCCTGGTATTTGACGCAAATGGGTATCCTCGACAGGGCCGTTGCAATGCTGCCATGGTCAATGCCCTCACTGCTGGGTGCAGCATGGTCGGCCAACGGTAGCTGGAAGAATATGTGTATGTGCCTGTTTGCCTTTTTCAACGCATGGATGCTTTATCGTCCATTCTTTAAGGTTCACGAACGCCAGCTGATGCAGCTGGAAAAATAA
- a CDS encoding PTS sugar transporter subunit IIB, whose product MKKIMLCCSAGMSTSLLVKKMVDEAHKRGLEAEIKAYGVAEFAEQVGHYQVVLLGPQVKYMQSDLQKQADKYGIRVEPINMMDYGMQKGGAVLDFALSLIDNK is encoded by the coding sequence ATGAAAAAAATCATGTTGTGTTGTTCTGCCGGAATGTCTACCAGCCTGCTGGTGAAAAAAATGGTCGATGAAGCGCACAAGCGTGGCCTGGAAGCAGAAATCAAAGCGTATGGCGTTGCCGAATTTGCCGAGCAGGTTGGTCACTACCAGGTGGTATTGCTTGGACCACAGGTGAAGTACATGCAAAGCGATCTTCAGAAACAAGCCGATAAATACGGGATCCGCGTTGAGCCAATCAACATGATGGATTACGGCATGCAAAAAGGGGGTGCCGTTCTCGATTTCGCCCTCTCCCTGATAGATAACAAATAA